In Pseudoalteromonas carrageenovora IAM 12662, the following proteins share a genomic window:
- a CDS encoding histone deacetylase family protein produces the protein MQFFYHPLYSALTLPERHRFPIQKYQLLKAEIEDLGLTANHFTSPIKATPAQLSLCHNQAYINDFLNGSLNNKAIKKMGFPYSEQLVERTLLSVGASIQGSEHALKHGFSANLSGGYHHAYSDCGSGFCIFNDLAIAAAHLINTDQADTILIFDCDVHQGDGTAQITQNQSNIITCSIHCEQNFPRLKQQSDYDFAMPANTTDADYLTTLKQALEFCVRIHNPDIILYNAGADIYQKDELGLFNVSLEGVYNRDYYILNYCKMNNIPLMCALGGGYQRNVNSLINVHKQLFKAAVDLYPALV, from the coding sequence CTGCTCAAAGCAGAAATTGAAGATCTAGGCTTAACGGCTAATCATTTTACTTCGCCTATAAAAGCAACGCCTGCTCAGCTTTCGCTTTGCCATAATCAAGCTTATATTAATGACTTTTTAAACGGGTCACTTAATAATAAAGCCATTAAAAAAATGGGTTTTCCTTATTCAGAACAATTGGTAGAGCGCACTTTATTATCGGTTGGTGCAAGTATTCAAGGTAGCGAACACGCGCTAAAGCATGGTTTTAGCGCTAATTTAAGTGGTGGCTATCATCATGCATACAGTGATTGCGGCAGCGGTTTTTGTATTTTTAACGACCTTGCTATTGCAGCAGCTCATTTAATAAATACAGATCAAGCCGACACTATTTTAATTTTTGATTGCGATGTACATCAAGGCGACGGCACCGCACAAATAACGCAAAACCAAAGTAATATAATCACTTGCTCTATACATTGTGAACAAAACTTTCCGCGCTTAAAGCAGCAATCCGATTACGACTTTGCAATGCCGGCCAACACTACAGATGCCGACTACTTAACTACCCTTAAACAGGCACTCGAATTTTGCGTTCGCATTCACAACCCCGACATTATTTTATATAACGCAGGGGCAGATATTTACCAAAAAGACGAGCTTGGCCTATTTAATGTATCCCTTGAGGGAGTTTACAATCGCGACTATTACATACTCAATTATTGTAAAATGAATAACATCCCACTCATGTGTGCACTTGGCGGGGGCTATCAGCGTAATGTAAATTCGTTAATTAATGTTCATAAACAACTATTTAAAGCTGCTGTCGATTTATACCCAGCCTTAGTATAA
- a CDS encoding late competence development ComFB family protein — MRLHEDIHNFYEKIVVEEILKRKLDKVYNEDVMADFCCTVLNQLPPRYIRYDVDMAFYLPQSERIHMEERVQTAIDVAISQISKKKDLNEQST; from the coding sequence ATGCGATTACATGAAGACATACATAACTTTTACGAAAAAATAGTGGTTGAAGAAATCCTTAAACGTAAACTAGATAAAGTTTACAACGAAGATGTTATGGCCGACTTTTGTTGTACGGTGCTCAATCAACTTCCCCCTCGCTATATTCGCTACGATGTAGATATGGCCTTTTATTTGCCACAAAGTGAGCGAATTCATATGGAAGAGCGCGTTCAAACTGCTATTGATGTCGCCATTAGTCAAATATCTAAAAAGAAAGATCTAAATGAACAATCCACTTGA
- the rsmS gene encoding pleiotropic regulatory protein RsmS — protein MNNPLDQAPTHVKLAVDLIMLLEQHDVAPEEVLKALDIVKSDFEKKLEKP, from the coding sequence ATGAACAATCCACTTGATCAAGCCCCTACACATGTAAAACTGGCAGTAGATTTAATTATGCTTTTGGAGCAACACGACGTTGCCCCAGAAGAGGTTTTAAAAGCACTCGATATTGTAAAAAGCGACTTTGAAAAAAAACTAGAAAAGCCATAA
- a CDS encoding SEL1-like repeat protein, with the protein MARCLGVTAILVVGLLSGCGSTPVNLYSDNTMKKKEYNGIKAYKKGLYEQAFYDLKEPAALGYKSAQYTLAFMFLKGQYLEQSTKLGMGWLGVAKEAGVENWSAQYDAFYSAATTQQKQQIDQTVALYITQFGVKAQNMTCRRSTSPRRTFGEVKIDCTKHDGSVTEHDIQTIE; encoded by the coding sequence ATGGCTAGGTGTTTAGGGGTTACAGCAATTTTGGTTGTGGGTTTACTAAGTGGGTGTGGGTCGACCCCAGTTAACCTATACAGCGACAATACAATGAAGAAAAAAGAATACAATGGCATTAAAGCGTATAAAAAGGGGCTGTACGAACAAGCTTTTTATGATTTAAAAGAGCCCGCAGCACTTGGTTATAAAAGTGCACAATACACGTTGGCATTTATGTTTTTAAAAGGCCAATACTTGGAGCAATCTACTAAACTCGGGATGGGCTGGCTAGGCGTTGCAAAAGAAGCGGGGGTTGAAAATTGGTCTGCGCAATACGATGCATTTTACAGTGCAGCGACTACGCAGCAAAAACAACAAATAGACCAAACAGTGGCGTTGTATATAACGCAATTTGGCGTTAAAGCACAAAATATGACCTGTCGACGCTCAACTTCGCCTAGGCGTACATTTGGTGAAGTTAAAATTGATTGTACTAAGCACGACGGTAGCGTTACCGAGCACGATATACAAACAATAGAATAG
- a CDS encoding DMT family transporter: MSLASLLRLFFLAAIWGASFLFMRMAANSLGPAVLIEFRVGFAALTLFIVALYLKRRLAFIQHKKHFFIIGALNSALPFLLFAYAAQTISASTLSILNSTTPIWGAVVGIIWSKTKPTKSMVLGLLLGLIGVAILVGQNHFVLNSQSIIAIVTALSASLCYAIASHYTKNAPKLAPFDNAHGSMWAASFMVLPLILFMPMREVPTTNVMLGVLTLGVVCTALAYILFFKLIEDIGPTSALTVTFLIPLFGIFWGHLILDEQIGPNTLLGALFVIVGTMLVTGFLPRKKHLAKTS; the protein is encoded by the coding sequence ATGAGCTTAGCAAGTTTACTTAGGTTATTTTTTCTGGCTGCAATTTGGGGCGCGTCATTTTTATTTATGCGAATGGCTGCTAATAGTTTAGGGCCCGCGGTGTTAATAGAATTTAGAGTCGGCTTTGCGGCACTCACACTTTTTATAGTTGCACTGTATTTAAAGCGCCGATTAGCGTTTATCCAACACAAAAAGCACTTTTTTATAATTGGCGCACTTAACTCTGCTCTGCCTTTTTTACTTTTTGCTTATGCCGCACAAACTATTAGCGCATCTACGTTATCTATTTTAAATTCAACAACCCCTATTTGGGGCGCTGTTGTGGGTATTATTTGGAGTAAAACCAAGCCTACTAAGAGTATGGTTTTAGGCTTGCTGTTGGGTTTAATAGGCGTGGCAATTTTAGTTGGGCAAAACCATTTTGTATTAAATAGTCAATCAATAATAGCCATAGTAACAGCATTGAGCGCTTCGCTTTGCTATGCCATTGCATCCCATTACACAAAAAATGCGCCAAAGCTTGCACCGTTCGATAACGCACACGGCTCAATGTGGGCAGCAAGTTTTATGGTACTGCCCCTTATTTTATTTATGCCAATGCGTGAAGTTCCTACCACCAACGTTATGCTCGGCGTTTTAACCCTTGGCGTAGTGTGTACCGCACTTGCTTATATTTTATTTTTTAAGCTTATTGAAGATATAGGCCCAACTTCAGCACTCACTGTCACGTTTTTAATTCCGCTATTTGGCATTTTTTGGGGACATTTAATTTTAGATGAGCAAATTGGGCCAAATACATTATTAGGCGCATTATTTGTTATTGTGGGTACTATGTTGGTTACTGGTTTTTTACCACGAAAAAAGCACTTAGCTAAAACAAGCTAA
- a CDS encoding CC0125/CC1285 family lipoprotein: MKTSILIISILLMAGCASKPDYRAANNGSQGYSEQKISNDQYRVEFKSVSNNVADAGDYALLRAAELTQAQGYDWFVVTNKETFVESKSQAPASSISASHSQQYERNCGLLTCETRVQPSNSVGLQVSNSDKRKEVHTLIDIKMGKGIKPSDNSYSAQDLIENLSKKAQK; this comes from the coding sequence ATGAAAACATCTATTCTAATTATCAGTATTTTACTTATGGCGGGTTGTGCATCTAAACCCGACTACCGCGCCGCGAATAATGGCTCACAAGGTTACAGCGAGCAAAAAATTAGTAATGATCAATACCGCGTAGAGTTTAAAAGTGTGTCAAACAACGTAGCAGATGCCGGTGACTATGCATTACTACGCGCAGCTGAGCTTACCCAAGCGCAAGGCTACGACTGGTTTGTTGTAACAAATAAAGAAACCTTTGTTGAGTCTAAATCGCAAGCGCCCGCGTCATCTATCAGTGCATCACACAGCCAACAATATGAGCGAAACTGTGGTTTATTAACCTGCGAAACACGCGTACAGCCGAGCAATAGTGTAGGCTTACAAGTGAGCAACAGTGATAAACGCAAAGAAGTACACACCCTGATTGATATTAAAATGGGCAAAGGCATTAAACCCAGCGATAACAGCTATAGCGCACAAGATTTAATTGAAAACTTAAGCAAAAAAGCACAAAAGTAA